The window TTTTAAAAGCTTTCCATTGTACTTTACTTGTTTGATATAAATTTTATCAGGCTGATGGTTTTTTGTTACGATACTAAAGGTTTTGCCTTGATAATACTGTTGATTGAGTCGAATAGTAATTTTTTCAAAAAGTGGTGTAGAAAGCTGCATTGTAGGTTTTTCGGCTGCTCCACCTTGTACATCAAACAAGCCCATAGCACCCAATACGTACCACGCACCCAACTGCCCTTGGTCTTCGTCCTGACCATATCCGTAGCCATGAACGCCCTCGTTGCCATAAAATTCGTTACAAATGGCTCGTACCCATTTCTGAGTAAGTTCGGGTTTATGAGTATAATTAAATAACCAAGGAATATGCAAACAAGGCTGATTACCATGATTATAAAGTCCTTGCAAACCTGCAAAAGCATCGATGGTTTGTCCGCCTCCGAAAATTGATTTTTGAGAAATACTAAAAATACTATCTAATCTACTAGCAAATAGATACTTACCTACTTTAGATACCAACGCATCTGGTTGATGAGGCACATAAAAAGTATATTGCCAAGCGTTTCCTTCCTGAAACCCACGCCAAGGCTGACTAGGATTGAAATTATCAATAAACTTTCCATTTTTCAGTTTAGGACGTACCAACTTGGCTTTTGGATCAAATATATTTTCCCATCCTCTCGACAAATCCATGAGCTGTTGGTAATCTTGCTTTTTACCCAATGCCTTTGCCCATTGTGCCACGGCATAAGCACTAAAAGAATACTCAAGCGTATGAGAACCCGAAAAACTAGGTTCACGATTGAGGGAATCAACGTCGATATGGTCAACATAGCCATATTTTACAAATCGCTCAACATCGTCTTTTCCTGCCCCCAAAGGTCTATTTTGATACGACAGCTCATTTTTGAGACTTGCGGCATATCCTTTTTCTATGTCAAAATCTCGAATACCATACATATAAGCTCCCGCAATGATTAACCCCACAAAGTTTGTACCTACTCCCGACACGTATTTACTCGAAGCAATACCATCACCAAGCCAACCTGCATCTGCATAAACCAAAAGTTGACTTTTGATATAATCAGCATAATATTCAGGGTACGCTAATGCCCACAATTGGGTCAAGTTCCAGAAAGCTCCCCAAATGGCATCGGTATTGTAATGCTGATGCTGTGGTTTACCTTGAGCATCTAGGGCTATTTGTCCAATACTACCATCATTTTTAGGATATGCCCCATTGACATCGCTTGCTAAACCCCTTCCTAAAAGAGCGTGATAAAGACCTGTATAGAATTTTTGTCGGTCTTTTGCCAAACCTCCTTCAATGTTGATTCTACCTAAGTAATCATTCCAAACTAAGGAAGCTTGTTGATGAGCTTGGTCAAAATCAAGGTTTTGGGCTTCTTCATGGAGGTTCAGGCGAGCATTTTCGATAGAAGTATAGGATAGGCCTGCTTTAATCGTGACAGCTTCTTGGTCATTGGTCGAAAATCGCAAGTATAAGCCTGCCCCAAGACCCTCTATTGAAGTTTTATTTGGAAAAATCTCATTTCCTCTAAATACCCCGACGGTTGTGGGCTTTTTGCTCAATACTGCCGAAAAGTACATTCTGGCATCGGCACCACGCTGATATTTTTGGATATATTCGGGTAAAGTAACTACGTACCCTTCTATACGCCCATCTTCTGTCATATACACTTTGGCTTCTTTTATACGCCCACTTTCGCCTTGTCGGTTGCCTATGTCGAATAAAATATTGGCGGCATCAGTCGCAGGAAATGTATATCGATGAAAAGCAACTCGTTTGGTAGCGGTTACCTCAGCTTTTACCTTATAATCTTTTAATAAAACACTGTAATAACCCGGTTTTGCAATTTCAGTGCTACGCTCAAAAGTTGACCGATAGCCTGCCAAACTATTCGTAGCTATGGCTGGCGTAGTAATCAGTTTGCCTGTAGTGGGCATAAAAACAATGCCACCTAACTGAAACTCATGGAAATTGGGAAATCCTTCGATAGAATTATCTCGATAATCGTAGCCCGTAGCTTCCCAGCCGTCTTTGTTACCCAAATGCCCATTGGTTGAAGGGCCTGGTTTGGCCATTCCGAAAGGTAAAGCCCCAGGAGCAAAGTGAAACCAGCGACAATGTGCTGTACCAATACGAGGTTCTACTTCGTCGATAGGGGAAGTTTGTGCCAATGACGAATGAAGATATAAAAGAGCTGTTAGTAAAATGCCTATTTTTTTCATGATTACTACTAAAATTTAGTCGTTTGCCAGTATTTTTCTATTTCTTCTAAAGTCTTGCCTTTGGTTTCTGGAATACGTTTGATACTTAGCCATAAAGCTGGCAAACACATTCCTGCAAAAATCCAAAAAGTAACTGATGGACCTAATGCTTCACTTTTTAACATGATTGGCGTGAGCTGTCCCACAAAAAAATTCCCTATCCATAAAGACAATGTGGCTAATGAAACCGCCTCTGCACGAATATTTGTGGGAAAAATTTCGCTAATAATGATAAAACATACAGGGCCAAACGAAAATGCAAAACTGCCAATAAAGACCAGAATAGCTCCCAAAATCCAGTAGCCTTGTGTATAATTCAAAGAGAAAAGTATGCCGATAAGCAATAAGGCTAAAAATGACAATAAAACACCCCAAACCAGCAAGGGTTTTCGGCCCCATTTATCAACCTTGAATATGGCAATGAAAGTGAAAAGTACATTGACAATACCAATAGTTACTTGTCCACCAAATGCGTCGCCAAGGGTAAAACCTGCCTTGTCAAGAATAGAAGGCCCGTAGTATATCACGGCGTTGATACCCGAAACTTGACTCAAAAATGGTAACGTCAAACCAATTAGTAAAGGTCGTTGATAACTTGGCGAAAAAAGCTCTTTTAAAATACCTTTGTGTTTTGTGGCCGATTGTTGTATTTGATTTACTTCGTTTTGAGCATTGTCAAAATCTATCTTTTGTAAAATATGTTTTGCCGCTTCTATTTTATTTTGTTGAATCAACCACCGAGGCGACTCTGGTACAAGTACCAAGCCTGTACAAAATAATAGACTTGGCAATAAACCAATGCCAATCATAGCACGCCAACAGTTGTCAACTAATACAAATTGTAACCAACCCGTAAAATGGCTCGTTTGGGCGATTTTCAGTAAATAAGCATTAGAAAAATAAGCAGCTAAGATACCAATGGTAATCGCCAGTTGGTACAGTGCCACCATTGTACCTCGAAAGTGA is drawn from Flectobacillus major DSM 103 and contains these coding sequences:
- a CDS encoding GH92 family glycosyl hydrolase, which produces MKKIGILLTALLYLHSSLAQTSPIDEVEPRIGTAHCRWFHFAPGALPFGMAKPGPSTNGHLGNKDGWEATGYDYRDNSIEGFPNFHEFQLGGIVFMPTTGKLITTPAIATNSLAGYRSTFERSTEIAKPGYYSVLLKDYKVKAEVTATKRVAFHRYTFPATDAANILFDIGNRQGESGRIKEAKVYMTEDGRIEGYVVTLPEYIQKYQRGADARMYFSAVLSKKPTTVGVFRGNEIFPNKTSIEGLGAGLYLRFSTNDQEAVTIKAGLSYTSIENARLNLHEEAQNLDFDQAHQQASLVWNDYLGRINIEGGLAKDRQKFYTGLYHALLGRGLASDVNGAYPKNDGSIGQIALDAQGKPQHQHYNTDAIWGAFWNLTQLWALAYPEYYADYIKSQLLVYADAGWLGDGIASSKYVSGVGTNFVGLIIAGAYMYGIRDFDIEKGYAASLKNELSYQNRPLGAGKDDVERFVKYGYVDHIDVDSLNREPSFSGSHTLEYSFSAYAVAQWAKALGKKQDYQQLMDLSRGWENIFDPKAKLVRPKLKNGKFIDNFNPSQPWRGFQEGNAWQYTFYVPHQPDALVSKVGKYLFASRLDSIFSISQKSIFGGGQTIDAFAGLQGLYNHGNQPCLHIPWLFNYTHKPELTQKWVRAICNEFYGNEGVHGYGYGQDEDQGQLGAWYVLGAMGLFDVQGGAAEKPTMQLSTPLFEKITIRLNQQYYQGKTFSIVTKNHQPDKIYIKQVKYNGKLLKHPSLLFEEITKGGVLEYSVF
- a CDS encoding sugar porter family MFS transporter → MEIYSTPHHHRYYVFLICFIAAIGGFLFGFDTAVISGALPFVVKQFDFDAVMEGWFVSSAIFGCIIGVIISGKLSDKIGRKMVMVISAGLFFLSAVGSMFAMNTYELISYRLIGGIGIGVASMICPLYISETAPAHFRGTMVALYQLAITIGILAAYFSNAYLLKIAQTSHFTGWLQFVLVDNCWRAMIGIGLLPSLLFCTGLVLVPESPRWLIQQNKIEAAKHILQKIDFDNAQNEVNQIQQSATKHKGILKELFSPSYQRPLLIGLTLPFLSQVSGINAVIYYGPSILDKAGFTLGDAFGGQVTIGIVNVLFTFIAIFKVDKWGRKPLLVWGVLLSFLALLLIGILFSLNYTQGYWILGAILVFIGSFAFSFGPVCFIIISEIFPTNIRAEAVSLATLSLWIGNFFVGQLTPIMLKSEALGPSVTFWIFAGMCLPALWLSIKRIPETKGKTLEEIEKYWQTTKF